The Cucumis melo cultivar AY chromosome 6, USDA_Cmelo_AY_1.0, whole genome shotgun sequence genome includes a region encoding these proteins:
- the LOC103490848 gene encoding GATA transcription factor 26-like isoform X1, which produces MHPYPPGLPHVLEFIFHLHNPQRVEIVTILLIAASKDFPSTPLWRNGPPDKPVLCNACGSRWRTKGTLANYTPLHARADPDEFEDKRISRWKNLSMCKNKEVKLLKRKQYQDNGLVVGVIPDHAQSFHKVVDEDTSNRSSSGSAISNSESCAQFGGADASDLTGPSQSTAWEAMVPSRKRTCVGRPKSTAVEKLTKDLYTILREQQSYFSGSSEEDLLFENETPMVSVEIGHGSVLMRHPSSIAREEESEASSISVDNKQFSLNEVHSESSILPVHYEAQNTFVNFSTLGIGRKHSTGQGFLNEQIKRDRPQSERMQALGNRNSPLCNIDLTDILNFREFTKQLTSENQQELMKYLPSVDTEELPDSLNSMFESPQFKENLNSFKQLLTEGVFDFSFPGAKREDCKILSRLVLLDLSKSKWVEQYNLLKKCSSGESVQGFAAASSSLTNGKRVLDGQNKKLSETRTTMKSPKRVMTKTSTESKELVDSDGSCFSPRSLFALPSDGGSFTLEALHFDEDSSDQDLLLDVRSNSSFPQAELLHPALSFVAQQASNSSSSVNLRLMHR; this is translated from the exons ATGCACCCCTACCCTCCTGGATTGCCGCATGTTTtagaatttatatttcatttGCACAATCCTCAACGTGTGGAGATCGTCACTATATTGCTAATAGCAGCAAGCAAGGATTTTCCCA GCACACCACTCTGGCGTAATGGGCCTCCTGATAAGCCAGTATTGTGCAACGCCTGTGGATCTCGATGGAGGACGAAGGGAACTCTAGCAAACTATACCCCTCTTCATGCACGGGCGGATCCTGATGAGTTTGAGGATAAAAGGATCTCTAGGTGGAAGAATTTGTCAATGTGTAAGAACAAAGAAGTGAAACTGCTTAAAAGAAAACAGTATCAAGATAATGGACTTGTGGTTGGGGTTATTCCTGATCATGCTCAGAGCTTTCACAAGGTAGTGGATGAAGATACAAGTAATAGATCAAGTTCTGGATCAGCCATATCGAACTCTGAGAGCTGTGCACAATTTGGTGGCGCAGATGCTAGTGATCTGACAG GTCCCTCACAATCAACAGCGTGGGAGGCAATGGTGCCTTCTAGAAAGAGGACCTGTGTCGGTCGTCCAAAGTCTACTGCAGTTGAGAAACTCACCAAAGATCTGTACACCATTTTACGTGAACAACAATCTTACTTTTCTGGATCTTCCGAGGAGGATTTGCTTTTCGAGAATGAAACTCCGATGGTCTCCGTAGAGATAGGACATGGAAGTGTTCTCATGAGGCATCCGAGTTCAATTGCTCGAGAAGAGGAATCCGAAGCAAGCTCAATTTCAGTTGATAATAAACAATTCTCTTTAAACGAGGTTCATTCAGAGTCGTCCATCCTTCCTGTACATTATGAAGCTCAGAACACGTTTGTAAATTTTTCTACTCTTGGAATTGGGAGAAAGCACTCTACTGGACAAGGGTTCTTGAATGAGCAAATTAAAAG GGACAGGCCTCAATCAGAAAGAATGCAAGCACTTGGAAATCGCAATTCCCCTCTCTGTAATATAGATCTAACT GACATTCTAAACTTCAGAGAGTTTACGAAGCAATTGACGAGTGAAAATCAGCAAGAGTTGATGAAGTATCTGCCTTCTGTTGATACTGAAGAGCTTCCAGACAG CTTGAATAGCATGTTTGAAAGTCCTCAGTTCAAGGAGAATTTGAATTCTTTTAAGCAGCTGCTCACTGAAGGAGTCTTTGATTTCTCCTTTCCGGGTGCAAAAAGAGAAGACTGCAAGATTTTGAGTAGGCTGGTGTTGTTGGATTTGTCAAAATCAAAATGGGTGGAACAATATAATTTACTCAAG AAATGCAGTAGTGGAGAATCTGTCCAAGGTTTTGCTGCTGCATCAAGTAGCCTTACGAATGGCAAGAGAGTGCTGGATGGCCAGAACAAAAAGCTTTCAG AAACCAGGACCACAATGAAGAGTCCCAAAAGGGTGATGACGAAGACAAGCACGGAAAGCAAGGAACTTGTTGACAGTGACGGTTCTTGCTTCAGTCCGAGAAGTTTATTTGCTTTGCCTTCTGACGGAGGTTCCTTCACACTGGAAGCGCTGCATTTTGATGAAGATAGTTCTGACCAAGATCTCCTACTGGATGTGAGGTCAAACAGTTCCTTTCCCCAAGCAGAGCTCCTTCATCCAGCCCTGAGTTTTGTTGCTCAACAGGCAAGCAATAGTAGTAGCTCGGTAAATCTTCGACTTATGCATCGCTGA
- the LOC103490848 gene encoding GATA transcription factor 26-like isoform X3 codes for MTSTPLWRNGPPDKPVLCNACGSRWRTKGTLANYTPLHARADPDEFEDKRISRWKNLSMCKNKEVKLLKRKQYQDNGLVVGVIPDHAQSFHKVVDEDTSNRSSSGSAISNSESCAQFGGADASDLTGPSQSTAWEAMVPSRKRTCVGRPKSTAVEKLTKDLYTILREQQSYFSGSSEEDLLFENETPMVSVEIGHGSVLMRHPSSIAREEESEASSISVDNKQFSLNEVHSESSILPVHYEAQNTFVNFSTLGIGRKHSTGQGFLNEQIKRDRPQSERMQALGNRNSPLCNIDLTDILNFREFTKQLTSENQQELMKYLPSVDTEELPDSLNSMFESPQFKENLNSFKQLLTEGVFDFSFPGAKREDCKILSRLVLLDLSKSKWVEQYNLLKKCSSGESVQGFAAASSSLTNGKRVLDGQNKKLSETRTTMKSPKRVMTKTSTESKELVDSDGSCFSPRSLFALPSDGGSFTLEALHFDEDSSDQDLLLDVRSNSSFPQAELLHPALSFVAQQASNSSSSVNLRLMHR; via the exons ATGACAA GCACACCACTCTGGCGTAATGGGCCTCCTGATAAGCCAGTATTGTGCAACGCCTGTGGATCTCGATGGAGGACGAAGGGAACTCTAGCAAACTATACCCCTCTTCATGCACGGGCGGATCCTGATGAGTTTGAGGATAAAAGGATCTCTAGGTGGAAGAATTTGTCAATGTGTAAGAACAAAGAAGTGAAACTGCTTAAAAGAAAACAGTATCAAGATAATGGACTTGTGGTTGGGGTTATTCCTGATCATGCTCAGAGCTTTCACAAGGTAGTGGATGAAGATACAAGTAATAGATCAAGTTCTGGATCAGCCATATCGAACTCTGAGAGCTGTGCACAATTTGGTGGCGCAGATGCTAGTGATCTGACAG GTCCCTCACAATCAACAGCGTGGGAGGCAATGGTGCCTTCTAGAAAGAGGACCTGTGTCGGTCGTCCAAAGTCTACTGCAGTTGAGAAACTCACCAAAGATCTGTACACCATTTTACGTGAACAACAATCTTACTTTTCTGGATCTTCCGAGGAGGATTTGCTTTTCGAGAATGAAACTCCGATGGTCTCCGTAGAGATAGGACATGGAAGTGTTCTCATGAGGCATCCGAGTTCAATTGCTCGAGAAGAGGAATCCGAAGCAAGCTCAATTTCAGTTGATAATAAACAATTCTCTTTAAACGAGGTTCATTCAGAGTCGTCCATCCTTCCTGTACATTATGAAGCTCAGAACACGTTTGTAAATTTTTCTACTCTTGGAATTGGGAGAAAGCACTCTACTGGACAAGGGTTCTTGAATGAGCAAATTAAAAG GGACAGGCCTCAATCAGAAAGAATGCAAGCACTTGGAAATCGCAATTCCCCTCTCTGTAATATAGATCTAACT GACATTCTAAACTTCAGAGAGTTTACGAAGCAATTGACGAGTGAAAATCAGCAAGAGTTGATGAAGTATCTGCCTTCTGTTGATACTGAAGAGCTTCCAGACAG CTTGAATAGCATGTTTGAAAGTCCTCAGTTCAAGGAGAATTTGAATTCTTTTAAGCAGCTGCTCACTGAAGGAGTCTTTGATTTCTCCTTTCCGGGTGCAAAAAGAGAAGACTGCAAGATTTTGAGTAGGCTGGTGTTGTTGGATTTGTCAAAATCAAAATGGGTGGAACAATATAATTTACTCAAG AAATGCAGTAGTGGAGAATCTGTCCAAGGTTTTGCTGCTGCATCAAGTAGCCTTACGAATGGCAAGAGAGTGCTGGATGGCCAGAACAAAAAGCTTTCAG AAACCAGGACCACAATGAAGAGTCCCAAAAGGGTGATGACGAAGACAAGCACGGAAAGCAAGGAACTTGTTGACAGTGACGGTTCTTGCTTCAGTCCGAGAAGTTTATTTGCTTTGCCTTCTGACGGAGGTTCCTTCACACTGGAAGCGCTGCATTTTGATGAAGATAGTTCTGACCAAGATCTCCTACTGGATGTGAGGTCAAACAGTTCCTTTCCCCAAGCAGAGCTCCTTCATCCAGCCCTGAGTTTTGTTGCTCAACAGGCAAGCAATAGTAGTAGCTCGGTAAATCTTCGACTTATGCATCGCTGA
- the LOC103490848 gene encoding GATA transcription factor 26-like isoform X2 → MGKQGPCYHCGVTSTPLWRNGPPDKPVLCNACGSRWRTKGTLANYTPLHARADPDEFEDKRISRWKNLSMCKNKEVKLLKRKQYQDNGLVVGVIPDHAQSFHKVVDEDTSNRSSSGSAISNSESCAQFGGADASDLTGPSQSTAWEAMVPSRKRTCVGRPKSTAVEKLTKDLYTILREQQSYFSGSSEEDLLFENETPMVSVEIGHGSVLMRHPSSIAREEESEASSISVDNKQFSLNEVHSESSILPVHYEAQNTFVNFSTLGIGRKHSTGQGFLNEQIKRDRPQSERMQALGNRNSPLCNIDLTDILNFREFTKQLTSENQQELMKYLPSVDTEELPDSLNSMFESPQFKENLNSFKQLLTEGVFDFSFPGAKREDCKILSRLVLLDLSKSKWVEQYNLLKKCSSGESVQGFAAASSSLTNGKRVLDGQNKKLSETRTTMKSPKRVMTKTSTESKELVDSDGSCFSPRSLFALPSDGGSFTLEALHFDEDSSDQDLLLDVRSNSSFPQAELLHPALSFVAQQASNSSSSVNLRLMHR, encoded by the exons GCACACCACTCTGGCGTAATGGGCCTCCTGATAAGCCAGTATTGTGCAACGCCTGTGGATCTCGATGGAGGACGAAGGGAACTCTAGCAAACTATACCCCTCTTCATGCACGGGCGGATCCTGATGAGTTTGAGGATAAAAGGATCTCTAGGTGGAAGAATTTGTCAATGTGTAAGAACAAAGAAGTGAAACTGCTTAAAAGAAAACAGTATCAAGATAATGGACTTGTGGTTGGGGTTATTCCTGATCATGCTCAGAGCTTTCACAAGGTAGTGGATGAAGATACAAGTAATAGATCAAGTTCTGGATCAGCCATATCGAACTCTGAGAGCTGTGCACAATTTGGTGGCGCAGATGCTAGTGATCTGACAG GTCCCTCACAATCAACAGCGTGGGAGGCAATGGTGCCTTCTAGAAAGAGGACCTGTGTCGGTCGTCCAAAGTCTACTGCAGTTGAGAAACTCACCAAAGATCTGTACACCATTTTACGTGAACAACAATCTTACTTTTCTGGATCTTCCGAGGAGGATTTGCTTTTCGAGAATGAAACTCCGATGGTCTCCGTAGAGATAGGACATGGAAGTGTTCTCATGAGGCATCCGAGTTCAATTGCTCGAGAAGAGGAATCCGAAGCAAGCTCAATTTCAGTTGATAATAAACAATTCTCTTTAAACGAGGTTCATTCAGAGTCGTCCATCCTTCCTGTACATTATGAAGCTCAGAACACGTTTGTAAATTTTTCTACTCTTGGAATTGGGAGAAAGCACTCTACTGGACAAGGGTTCTTGAATGAGCAAATTAAAAG GGACAGGCCTCAATCAGAAAGAATGCAAGCACTTGGAAATCGCAATTCCCCTCTCTGTAATATAGATCTAACT GACATTCTAAACTTCAGAGAGTTTACGAAGCAATTGACGAGTGAAAATCAGCAAGAGTTGATGAAGTATCTGCCTTCTGTTGATACTGAAGAGCTTCCAGACAG CTTGAATAGCATGTTTGAAAGTCCTCAGTTCAAGGAGAATTTGAATTCTTTTAAGCAGCTGCTCACTGAAGGAGTCTTTGATTTCTCCTTTCCGGGTGCAAAAAGAGAAGACTGCAAGATTTTGAGTAGGCTGGTGTTGTTGGATTTGTCAAAATCAAAATGGGTGGAACAATATAATTTACTCAAG AAATGCAGTAGTGGAGAATCTGTCCAAGGTTTTGCTGCTGCATCAAGTAGCCTTACGAATGGCAAGAGAGTGCTGGATGGCCAGAACAAAAAGCTTTCAG AAACCAGGACCACAATGAAGAGTCCCAAAAGGGTGATGACGAAGACAAGCACGGAAAGCAAGGAACTTGTTGACAGTGACGGTTCTTGCTTCAGTCCGAGAAGTTTATTTGCTTTGCCTTCTGACGGAGGTTCCTTCACACTGGAAGCGCTGCATTTTGATGAAGATAGTTCTGACCAAGATCTCCTACTGGATGTGAGGTCAAACAGTTCCTTTCCCCAAGCAGAGCTCCTTCATCCAGCCCTGAGTTTTGTTGCTCAACAGGCAAGCAATAGTAGTAGCTCGGTAAATCTTCGACTTATGCATCGCTGA
- the LOC103490848 gene encoding GATA transcription factor 26-like isoform X4 has product MCKNKEVKLLKRKQYQDNGLVVGVIPDHAQSFHKVVDEDTSNRSSSGSAISNSESCAQFGGADASDLTGPSQSTAWEAMVPSRKRTCVGRPKSTAVEKLTKDLYTILREQQSYFSGSSEEDLLFENETPMVSVEIGHGSVLMRHPSSIAREEESEASSISVDNKQFSLNEVHSESSILPVHYEAQNTFVNFSTLGIGRKHSTGQGFLNEQIKRDRPQSERMQALGNRNSPLCNIDLTDILNFREFTKQLTSENQQELMKYLPSVDTEELPDSLNSMFESPQFKENLNSFKQLLTEGVFDFSFPGAKREDCKILSRLVLLDLSKSKWVEQYNLLKKCSSGESVQGFAAASSSLTNGKRVLDGQNKKLSETRTTMKSPKRVMTKTSTESKELVDSDGSCFSPRSLFALPSDGGSFTLEALHFDEDSSDQDLLLDVRSNSSFPQAELLHPALSFVAQQASNSSSSVNLRLMHR; this is encoded by the exons ATGTGTAAGAACAAAGAAGTGAAACTGCTTAAAAGAAAACAGTATCAAGATAATGGACTTGTGGTTGGGGTTATTCCTGATCATGCTCAGAGCTTTCACAAGGTAGTGGATGAAGATACAAGTAATAGATCAAGTTCTGGATCAGCCATATCGAACTCTGAGAGCTGTGCACAATTTGGTGGCGCAGATGCTAGTGATCTGACAG GTCCCTCACAATCAACAGCGTGGGAGGCAATGGTGCCTTCTAGAAAGAGGACCTGTGTCGGTCGTCCAAAGTCTACTGCAGTTGAGAAACTCACCAAAGATCTGTACACCATTTTACGTGAACAACAATCTTACTTTTCTGGATCTTCCGAGGAGGATTTGCTTTTCGAGAATGAAACTCCGATGGTCTCCGTAGAGATAGGACATGGAAGTGTTCTCATGAGGCATCCGAGTTCAATTGCTCGAGAAGAGGAATCCGAAGCAAGCTCAATTTCAGTTGATAATAAACAATTCTCTTTAAACGAGGTTCATTCAGAGTCGTCCATCCTTCCTGTACATTATGAAGCTCAGAACACGTTTGTAAATTTTTCTACTCTTGGAATTGGGAGAAAGCACTCTACTGGACAAGGGTTCTTGAATGAGCAAATTAAAAG GGACAGGCCTCAATCAGAAAGAATGCAAGCACTTGGAAATCGCAATTCCCCTCTCTGTAATATAGATCTAACT GACATTCTAAACTTCAGAGAGTTTACGAAGCAATTGACGAGTGAAAATCAGCAAGAGTTGATGAAGTATCTGCCTTCTGTTGATACTGAAGAGCTTCCAGACAG CTTGAATAGCATGTTTGAAAGTCCTCAGTTCAAGGAGAATTTGAATTCTTTTAAGCAGCTGCTCACTGAAGGAGTCTTTGATTTCTCCTTTCCGGGTGCAAAAAGAGAAGACTGCAAGATTTTGAGTAGGCTGGTGTTGTTGGATTTGTCAAAATCAAAATGGGTGGAACAATATAATTTACTCAAG AAATGCAGTAGTGGAGAATCTGTCCAAGGTTTTGCTGCTGCATCAAGTAGCCTTACGAATGGCAAGAGAGTGCTGGATGGCCAGAACAAAAAGCTTTCAG AAACCAGGACCACAATGAAGAGTCCCAAAAGGGTGATGACGAAGACAAGCACGGAAAGCAAGGAACTTGTTGACAGTGACGGTTCTTGCTTCAGTCCGAGAAGTTTATTTGCTTTGCCTTCTGACGGAGGTTCCTTCACACTGGAAGCGCTGCATTTTGATGAAGATAGTTCTGACCAAGATCTCCTACTGGATGTGAGGTCAAACAGTTCCTTTCCCCAAGCAGAGCTCCTTCATCCAGCCCTGAGTTTTGTTGCTCAACAGGCAAGCAATAGTAGTAGCTCGGTAAATCTTCGACTTATGCATCGCTGA